Proteins from a single region of Hermetia illucens chromosome 3, iHerIll2.2.curated.20191125, whole genome shotgun sequence:
- the LOC119650668 gene encoding GTPase-activating protein CdGAPr, which produces MTEKIRSINISRTGAGSNSVEVSSTSVSVTHMASSGSGTGGTNISEPMPPPLLSSSLPPTTAGIGGSTVGHNAGVNVNSSQQNSMSGGGNTSGNESESELGHDLIVGAGDCNSIMNSSQISTASNDSVSITKANLSIAHNIVGSSCRFPKLEECAHFHYERVQLGPLSVRLADDKSDLLNTSIASQSISGDVAGINSVFGNLASQQSTNQTSQLRLFNQSNCWFIMKVISSRSDPFLIKRSFDNVRMLDEMLHRCVYDRKISGLRDLAQLELKNEEEVEYAVSKYLERFSKIASDSLTCGTVLTWLQLDNRGRRLPLADSETMRSINTPAVGAAYGVRRYIAQACDEISIEVGDMISVIDMPSPAESVWWRGKKSHHQKSQYEVGFFPQSCVATIGDKVPRHLQLPAPLVGQLDVSPTKPVLRKHGKLIAFFRSFILSRPSRRRLKQSGIYRERVFSCDLSEHLLNSGQEIPMVLKCCTEFIEENGIVDGIYRLSGITSNIQKLRRAFDEERVPDLNHPEIKQDIHAVSSLLKMYFRELPNPLCTYQLYGNFVEAIKTRGDATEQLRLMKETVLKLPPPHYRTLKYLATHLNKISRHSASTGMTDKNLAIVWAPNLLRSPELESGGVDALRGVGVQAVVTEYLIKNCHLIFDPNDEFNRSGGDQRLDSLTDCESLLVEQREHDQSLSLIERPKSLSAGGAKLISLEEAQERHSRVDGVDPNKSVPINAPPPNIGAYIEVGGGPSSLPDKYHTVLTVPRSWQKRKTNSWKSLFTRNPKNSNSNNDIKSISVSSPVQKEPETNPPFSESTDNDLDKIHSVPLNGQTQQKPKSIELFDGKTMDVCVRSNSIDSLRTAGHSRSVSHDSYFDLLQSPLRGVPTCPSRELSELGLNFDREEPEMRIFSESESLVSSPKVGKENIPPSRRVMRARPEEFSSATNSVNPSPKKQPRLNLLSPGDPPSSNWPTVAEECQLDESCCKRYKLEDQLPDIQFIDCSTPEHTILNSNTVYTSVQVHNPPSSLSKSSSYNDDLANTGTNDVAKKAVSNSSSSFINALFDGGDGQNITSRYSYPIVQAGSKRKDNEPVLKERFSYPGSGGNRESKYICRMPIVSDVKMNIAEEDKKDDGDNNRLNFSHKPKNRYSYCEPTSASSDLQKSPLNFILRSSSADLAKNKAEMERSKLSVATPSSPMQSPRYSLLVGETSSENSSTINTPIYDMEVGSLQIGMGTGSSSNGRNNSGVVGDDEISTSNNGQNCGIRNFDTKDFSYIVSEDSCSNLNSQLSQNASDKRDISALKRELSLDLEGGGSKMSVDLTDMSLSSNNKQIINIPSSPNNSNFTHTSDNTSQSITPSEFGYQHLNRPSNPISLENSPKFDGYEIMEHAFINYEKPPLQQSPSKTKAGSPIKATINITYNVKSPVRKTFAENESCKDDYETVNIIDSPRSAQRPLLETSFDENMVYEQVKFFKSSVSEVNQMLNNGNNEYSDMKLKAEPQRVPEMTVSLSRSSLGEVNSNLIVDDVATPKADYNESEDVLMSDNLDSLEIDQNCSLYENVELRKPPNVYENVKISPKPLKSTSESRSQSAPVGGGSHQNKTNDTTRKSAPNFSVRQLATKFETSPVEQAPPFDFSNRNSKKSDSPVSLTNRDAPCYIRAKNNAKQLNKSAQITRSLDENAFVREFGHRRMEDVTKSVQQIEKIDDTRRKSFDFARPKSLNPPKHLPELSDTDGVEFCKSSSAKYASNKLRLDLEKVDESIPKQVEVKITPTTENRISLIQNNVDLKTVAGGPDEDRNTSNMSTMKVLSGCKLDRERIEKIKEERRLQLNEKYRSESFKSKSKTELREFIRDEKQQSESLRVKSKSRGDIRSLQKDVDNLKSCESLTFPNRIRRISDEKNQNNVQEMSKTMGTATSQPGENNVKGGHLQQQMKFEKKAATGTGDFQRDREISELKSQPTTRTSSINPTREEISPKFSIRDVAAMFESRSQNQ; this is translated from the exons AGCTCTTGTCGCTTCCCGAAACTTGAAGAATGCGCACATTTCCACTATGAACGGGTCCAACTAGGACCACTTTCCGTTCGTCTTGCCGACGATAAATCGGACCTCCTGAACACAAGCATTGCATCACAATCGATAAGTGGCGACGTCGCCGGGATCAACTCAGTCTTCGGCAATCTCGCATCACAACAATCCACCAACCAGACATCACAGTTACGCCTCTTTAACCAATCAAATTGTTGGTTTATAATGAAAGTGATATCCAGTCGATCGGATCCATTTCTGATAAAACGATCCTTCGATAACGTTCGTATGCTCGACGAAATGCTTCATAGATGCGTGTATGACAGGAAGATAAGCGGATTACGAGATTTAGCCCAACTGGAGCTGAAAAACGAGGAAGAGGTGGAGTATGCAGTGTCTAAGTATTTGGAAAGATTCTCCAAGATAGCCTCGGACTCGTTGACTTGTGGTACAGTGCTGACTTGGTTGCAGCTAGACAATAGGGGTAGGAGACTGCCCCTGGCAGATAGTGAAACAATGCGAAGTATCAACACCCCGGCAGTGGGGGCCGCTTATGGCGTAAGGAG atatATAGCACAAGCATGTGATGAAATCTCTATTGAAGTCGGCGATATGATATCCGTGATAGACATGCCCAGCCCGGCTGAGTCTGTGTGGTGGCGCGGGAAAAAGTCACATCATCAAAAAAGCCAATATGAAGTTGGTTTCTTCCCGCAGAGTTGTGTAGCCACCATCGGTGATAAAGTTCCACGCCACTTGCAGCTTCCGGCTCCATTAGTAGGCCAACTGGATGTATCACCAACGAAACCAGTCCTTCGAAAACACGGGAAACTCATCGCTTTTTTCCGAAGCTTTATTCTTTCTCGACCCTCGCGTCGTCGCCTGAAACAAAGTGGAATTTACCGTGAAAGAGTCTTCTCATGTGATTTGAGTGAGCATTTGTTAAACAGTGGACAAGAGATTCCGATGGTTCTTAAATGTTGCACCGAATTCATCGAGGAAAATGGAATTGTTGATGGGATCTATCGATTGTCAGGCATAACATCGAATATTCAGAAACTGAGGCGAGCATTTGATGAAGAAAGAGTGCCTGATTTGAATCATCCGGAAATAAAACAAGACATTCATGCTGTCAGCTCACTGTTGAAAATGTACTTTCGTGAACTTCCTAATCCGTTGTGCACTTATCAGCTGTATGGAAACTTTGTAGAGGCGATCAAAACTCGAGGAGATGCAACTGAACAGTTGAGATTGATGAAAGAAACGGTTTTGAAATTGCCACCGCCTCATTATAG AACCCTGAAATATCTTGCAACGCATTTAAACAAAATATCTCGACATTCGGCCAGTACAGGGATGACAGACAAAAATTTAGCAATTGTCTGGGCCCCTAATTTGCTTCGAAGTCCTGAACTTGAGTCAGGAG gTGTTGATGCCCTTCGGGGGGTTGGTGTACAAGCCGTTGTCACTGAGTACCTGATTAAAAACTGTCACCTAATTTTCGATCCAAATGATGAATTCAACAGGAGTGGGGGTGATCAACGGCTTGATTCGTTAACCGATTGTGAAAGCCTATTAGTTGAACAGCGCGAGCATGATCAATCACTTTCTCTTATCGAACGACCGAAAAGTCTAAGTGCCGGTGGGGCTAAGTTGATAAGCTTGGAGGAAGCACAGGAACGGCATAGTCGGGTTGACGGAGTCGATCCGAATAAATCTGTACCTATAAATGCACCGCCGCCAAATATCGGAGCCTACATAGAAGTTGGAGGGGGACCGTCTAGTCTTCCGGATAAATATCACACGGTCCTCACAGTCCCGCGAAGTTGGCAAAAGAGAAAGACGAACTCGTGGAAATCACTTTTCACGAGAAATCCGAAAAATTCAAACAGTAACAACGACATCAAATCTATAAGTGTATCGTCGCCTGTGCAAAAGGAACCTGAAACGAATCCTCCCTTCTCAGAGAGTACAGATAATGACTTAGACAAAATCCATTCGGTCCCTTTAAATGGTCAAACACAACAAAAGCCAAAGTCGATAGAGTTATTCGATGGTAAAAcaatggatgtttgtgttcgatCGAACTCAATCGACAGCTTACGAACTGCAGGACATTCCCGATCAGTATCGCATGATTCGTATTTTGATTTGCTCCAATCGCCTTTGAGAGGTGTCCCCACATGTCCATCACGGGAGCTATCTGAGCTCGGGTTGAATTTCGACAGAGAAGAacctgaaatgaggatattttcCGAAAGTGAAAGCTTAGTGAGCAGCCCAAAAGTGGGAAAGGAAAATATTCCGCCTAGTAGACGAGTGATGCGTGCCCGACCTGAAGAATTTTCAAGTGCTACCAATAGTGTGAATCCCAGCCCCAAAAAGCAACCACGATTAAATCTACTGAGTCCTGGCGACCCACCATCGTCCAATTGGCCAACAGTTGCAGAAGAGTGTCAACTGGATGAAAGTTGCTGCAAACGTTACAAACTCGAGGATCAACTTCCCGACATCCAGTTCATCGATTGTAGCACCCCCGAACATACTATCCTGAATTCCAACACTGTCTACACCAGCGTTCAAGTACATAACCCACCCAGTTCACTTTCAAAAAGTTCCAGTTACAATGACGATTTGGCAAATACGGGCACGAACGATGTTGCGAAAAAGGCTGTGAGCAATAGCAGTAGTAGTTTTATAAATGCTCTATTCGATGGAGGGGACGGTCAGAATATCACATCACGTTATAGTTATCCAATTGTGCAAGCTGGAAGTAAGAGGAAGGACAACGAACCGGTATTGAAGGAAAGATTCAGTTATCCTGGGTCGGGAGGGAATCGAGAAAGCAAATATATTTGTAGAATGCCAATTGTGAGCGATGTAAAGATGAATATAGCGGAGGAGGATAAGAAAGATGATGGAGATAATAATAG ACTAAATTTTTCTCACAAACCTAAAAATCGCTACAGTTACTGTGAACCGACATCGGCTTCATCTGATCTCCAAAAGTCCCCCTTAAACTTTATTCTACGCAGTAGCTCCGCTGATCTGGCTAAAAATAAGGCCGAAATGGAACGATCGAAACTTAGTGTTGCGACACCATCTTCTCCAATGCAGAGCCCCCGATATTCTCTTCTTGTTGGCGAAACTAGTTCGGAAAATAGCAGCACCATCAACACTCCCATCTACGATATGGAGGTTGGCTCATTACAAATCGGGATGGGCACTGGAAGCAGTAGCAACGGGCGAAATAATAGTGGCGTCGTAGGCGACGACGAAATCAGTACTAGCAATAATGGACAAAATTGTGGCATACGTAATTTTGATACCAAAGATTTTAGTTATATAGTTTCAGAAGACAGTTGTAGTAAT CTCAACTCACAACTATCTCAAAACGCAAGCGATAAACGTGATATCTCTGCCTTGAAGCGAGAACTTTCATTGGATTTGGAGGGTGGAGGCTCAAAAATGTCTGTTGATCTCACTGACATGTCTTTGTCTTCGAATAATAAGCAAATAATAAACATCCCATCGTCTCCAAATAATTCCAATTTCACACACACTTCAGATAATACTAGTCAATCGATAACTCCAAGCGAGTTTGGATATCAACATCTCAATCGACCATCAAACCCGATCTCATTGGAGAATTCACCGAAGTTTGATGGCTACGAAATCATGGAGCATGCATTTATAAACTATGAAAAGCCTCCCTTGCAGCAGTCACCATCGAAAACGAAAGCGGGAAGCCCGATCAAGGCCACAATCAACATAACTTATAACGTGAAATCACCAGTTCgaaagacatttgcggaaaatGAAAGCTGTAAAGATGACTACGAGACGGTGAATATTATTGACTCGCCTAGAAGTGCGCAGAGACCATTGCTCGAAACTAGTTTCGACGAGAACATGGTCTACGAGCAagtgaaatttttcaaatcCTCTGTATCAGAGGTCAACCAAATGCTTAATAATGGGAACAATGAATATAGTGATATGAAGTTGAAGGCTGAACCACAAAGAGTGCCGGAAATGACGGTCAGTTTAAGCAGATCTAGCTTAGGCGAAGTCAACAGTAATTTAATAGTGGACGATGTTGCGACCCCGAAGGCTGACTACAATGAATCTGAGGATGTGTTAATGTCTGACAATCTAGATAGCCTTGAAATAGACCAAAACTGTTCACTCTACGAGAATGTCGAGCTGCGGAAGCCACCAAACGTCTACGAGAACGTGAAAATAAGTCCGAAGCCGTTGAAATCTACATCTGAGTCTAGATCTCAGTCAGCTCCCGTAGGTGGCGGTAGTCATCAAAATAAAACCAATGATACGACACGGAAATCGGCTCCAAATTTCAGTGTGCGCCAATTGGCGACAAAATTTGAAACGAGTCCGGTTGAGCAAGCTCCACCTTTTGATTTCTCAAATCGTAATTCAAAGAAATCAGATTCTCCAGTGTCCCTTACAAACCGAGATGCACCTTGCTATATCCGAGCTAAAAATAACGCGAAGCAACTGAATAAATCAGCACAAATTACCCGAAGCTTGGACGAAAATGCATTTGTACGTGAGTTCGGTCACCGTCGCATGGAGGATGTTACGAAAAGTGTCCAACAGATTGAGAAAATCGATGACACTCGACGAAAATCATTCGACTTTGCAAGACCGAAGTCATTGAATCCACCAAAACATTTACCTGAATTATCAGACACAGACGGTGTAGAATTTTGCAAAAGTTCTTCCGCAAAATATGCCTCGAATAAACTCAGACTTGACTTGGAGAAGGTTGATGAGTCTATTCCAAAACAGGTCGAAGTAAAAATCACCCCAACTACTGAAAATCGAATCTCACTGATTCAGAACAACGTAGACCTTAAGACCGTTGCAGGAGGCCCAGACGAAGATCGTAACACCTCAAACATGTCCACCATGAAGGTTTTAAGTGGCTGCAAACTTGACCGGGAAcggattgaaaaaatcaaagaagaaCGCCGATTACAACTCAATGAGAAATATCGGTCTGAATCGTTTAAATCAAAATCTAAGACTGAACTCCGTGAATTTATTCGTGACGAGAAACAACAATCCGAATCGTTACGAGTGAAATCAAAATCACGAGGTGACATACGTTCGTTGCAAAAAGACGTAGACAACTTGAAAAGCTGTGAATCGCTTACGTTTCCGAATAGGATACGCAGGATTAGTGACGAAAAGAATCAAAATAATGTGCAAGAGATGTCGAAGACAATGGGAACTGCTACATCTCAACCCGGTGAAAATAATGTGAAGGGAGGCCATCTTCAGCAACAgatgaaatttgaaaagaaagcaGCAACGGGAACAGGGGATTTTCAACGAGACCGAGAAATTTCGGAATTAAAGTCGCAACCAACAACGAGAACTAGTAGCATAAACCCCAC GCGTGAAGAAATCTCACCAAAATTCTCAATACGGGACGTAGCTGCAATGTTTGAATcgcggtcacaaaatcaatga